The Poseidonibacter lekithochrous region TCAATCCAAATAGATTTTGCAGTTCTTCATATATAGTTGTTTGATTTTTAGAAGATTCAATTCTAAGTAATTCATCACAGTTATTAAGTGCAATATCCACTAGAGTTTTTTTCTTATCTCTTTTTGGATTTATAATTTTGATATTTCTATCAAATCTCTCTTTTATAAATACCTCTAAATCTTCTTTTTCTTCTACTTCGTTAGCTACTAATATCTCTTTTGGAAGTAGGGGAATTTCATTATCATAGTAGTTTATAATAGCTCTTTGATATGCTTCATTTAAATCTATTGTAGGTTCATTATCAATGATTGTATCTATTTTAATAAAGTCATGTGATGAAGAAGCTAGTTTTCCATCTCTAATGAACATTCTTACAATTACAGCTTTTTTTCTACCTGCTTTAATTGCAAAAAGGTCTAAGTCTTCATTTGTTGCTAAATCCATACCTGATTTGATTTGAGATTTTTCAATAGTTTTTATTCTATCTCTTAATTTCATAGCTTCTTCAAATCTAAAGTCTTCTGCATACTCTTCCATTTTTTCTTGTAGTTTTGCTATTAGTTTTGTTTTGTTATATATAAAATCTAATGCAGTATCTACTAGTTTTGAGTAATCTTCTGTAGTAATCTTACCTTCACATGGAGCATGACATTTTTTGATTTGATGGAAAAGACAAGCTTCTTTTCCTTTGATACATGATTTTTTTTGAACTAGAGGAACTATTTCATAAATAGAATCCAACATATCTTTAGCCCCTGTTGAGTATGGTCCAAAGTATTTGATACTTTTTCTTTTATGTACTTTTCTAGTGATTTCAAGTCTAGGGAATAGTTCTGCATAATCTACCATGATATATGGATATGTTTTATCATCTCGTAGTAAAATATTGTATTTTGGTTTTAGTTGTTTGATAAGAGAATTTTCCAAAATCAAAGCATCATGTTCATTAGGAACAACAATCCATTCAAGTGATACAGCTTCGCTAATCATCTTGTATATTCTAGGACCTAATTTATCTGCTGGTAATAGTTTTGGAGTAAATTTAAAGTATGACTTTACTCTATTTTTAAGGACTTTTGCTTTTCCAATATAAAGTAAATGACCATCTTTGTCAAAGTACTGATAGACTCCCGCTTCATTTGGGAGTTGTTTTAATTTCTCTTCTAAATTCATAGGCGAATTGTATCAAAAGTATGCTTTTAGTTTAGGGCTAAAAGCTTAGTGATAATTTATATAATAAGGCTGAACCATAATCTTTTGACTACCTACATTTTGTAATCCTAATATCTCTTTAGGAGTCATAATAGGTTTTGTATCTGAGTTATAAAAAATCTTAAATCCGCCAATAGCTTTATGAGTTTGCTCTGTTGCATATAAACCATTGTATATTTTGATTTTTACACCTGCATTTCCATGTCCATCGATATTATAAATAAGGTTTAGATTATCAAAGTTTTTAACTTCTTCTTTTTTTCTTAACATTCTTTTATGGAACATATGTACGATTAGATTTCTTTTTTCTTCTACATTATTCTCTATTAGATAATTACTAATAGACTCTTGTGCTTTATTTAGATCATCTGCAAAAATATGACCAACATATTTTCCCGGTGGGTATCTTCTATGTGTTGGGATTTTGAATTCAGGATCAATTGCTAAATGAACATTATCATATTTAAGATATTTTAGTATTGGTTGTACTGCTTCAAAAGCTGTTTTAGTTCCTAGTTGTACATCAAGTATTACAGCAAAACCTTCTTTGTTTGCTCTTTTGATGTATTTCATTACAGTTTTTTCACTCATTCCTAGTAAGTAGTCGTTTCTTCTTCCCGGATCTCTTGTTGCTAGGGAGTGAATAATATGAAAGGCAAGTTTTACATCTACATTGTTATCTAACTCATTTTTGAAATATAATTCTTTTTCTTTCATCTTAATAATTAGCTCATCAATATTATTTTCTCCTAAAATTCCAAGGGATGGAGTATTAGGTCTTCCATAATAACCAACTAAAACTTCTTTCTTTTTAATTGTTGTACTAGGCTCGATATTAGCGCTAGAGTTTTGTAAAAATACTATAAAAATCATGCTTATTAGGATTGAAAATTTATTCATTGTTGACTTCTTTCAAAAATTATTTTATTTCTTGGGAAAGTATAATGTAAAATATTGAAAGGAAATTTAAATATAGTGAAATAAGTGTAATAACAGTAAAAATAAATTAGTATTATGAAAAACAAAAGAGAGTAGATGCCTGGACGATTAGCGATATATGATGATACATCATTTAAAGAGGATGCAAAAGAGCTTATAAGAAATGATATGGTTATAAATCTACATGCACGATATAATATCCCACCAACTATTCCAATACCTGCATTATTAAATAATGGCAACTATTTATATACTCATTTTGGTTATCTTCCTTCTTGGGCGAGTAGTAAAAACTCTAT contains the following coding sequences:
- the uvrC gene encoding excinuclease ABC subunit UvrC, whose product is MNLEEKLKQLPNEAGVYQYFDKDGHLLYIGKAKVLKNRVKSYFKFTPKLLPADKLGPRIYKMISEAVSLEWIVVPNEHDALILENSLIKQLKPKYNILLRDDKTYPYIMVDYAELFPRLEITRKVHKRKSIKYFGPYSTGAKDMLDSIYEIVPLVQKKSCIKGKEACLFHQIKKCHAPCEGKITTEDYSKLVDTALDFIYNKTKLIAKLQEKMEEYAEDFRFEEAMKLRDRIKTIEKSQIKSGMDLATNEDLDLFAIKAGRKKAVIVRMFIRDGKLASSSHDFIKIDTIIDNEPTIDLNEAYQRAIINYYDNEIPLLPKEILVANEVEEKEDLEVFIKERFDRNIKIINPKRDKKKTLVDIALNNCDELLRIESSKNQTTIYEELQNLFGLNTLPYRVESYDNSHMMGQATVGAMVVWNEELNTFDKKAFRHYNLESKDEYSQMREMLMRRVDSFEKNPAPDLWVIDGGETLLKLAYDIVQSVGVNLDIIAIAKEKVDAKAHRAKGAAKDIVHYKDKDGSIRALKLKTSDQRLQFVQRQRDEAHRFVINFHKKQKRAEDKQISLLQIKGIGEAKVKKLLLYFGEFEKIKTASVEELKEVLNQKDAEVISSYFKENED